The sequence CTTGTTATCACTCATGTAGCCAACATGTTTGCTCAGGTATTATTTTGTGAAGACTCACAAAGAGGGTTAATTAAGTGACACCAGGTGGAAAATAAGTTTGAGGGTATTTTGATGTCATGCTAATGAGGATAGCTTTATCTCACAATGAAAGTATATTCTAGGCTTTAAGTTGGGAAGTCAAGAGAATGAGGTTTATTATACAATAAAAGAAATGAGCTAGAAAGCTTCTGTAAACTGTAAATTCTCCAGTTCATCTTTGAAACACAAGCTTTCCATTTCATTTCCTGTCAGCCCTAATTTGTTACTTAGGTTGTTCTCTTTCTGCAAGGGAATGGAGAAAGGTAGAGTGCATAGGTTCTGTGACTCCATCCTTGCATTCGTTAAAGGTATTGTAATGAGCAGGAAGTCTTCTCACTTGCTTCTGGCAAAATCCAGAACAGAAAAGGACAAATTAGTGCTTTCTTAGCAACACTGAACAACTGTGCCCGAGATGACATTATAAGCATTCAGTCTGAGTTTTTCTTATTGTCCCCATTCCAATTTTATCTCTTCAAGTCATGTCCTGACTTAAGGACTggacattttttaaatacttttttttattgttgtagttattattgatgttgttattgatgtcatcattgttggataggacagagagaaatggagagaggaagggaagacagagagcgggagagaaagatagacacactacttgtgaagcaactcccctgcagctggggagccagagtcttgaaccaggatccttacaccagtccttacgctttgcgccatgtgcgcttaacctgcttgcgctaccacccgactgggAAAATTTGTAGTTAATTATGTTTCTTGGTTGTTGAGGGCTGGGGGTTAGTCAATGACATCATAACATTATTGCCCATAATCAGTGTACTGTGAACTGAAATTTTGTGTCAGGACTGAATGGCAGTCAATTGCCTTGAAAATTAGCATCTTACCTTCATTCTGGTGTTTATATTTAATAAGTACTTTCCTTCATCATTTGTCTTTCAGCAACTCTGTTATCCATCCCATTGTGCAATTAGAGCAGCTGACTGCCTCATTAGCCATGGCTCTGTCTTGGCAtggcttcctttccctttttatctcatGGGCCTGTTGATCTGTTGATTTCCAGATAACTTGGCActacctctcctccccccccagcTGCCAGGGTGACCCTGGAAAATATGTTAAGTGGGTAAAAGCTGTTGACAGTGTGATTTTTCCTTCTAATGCTTTCATGCTGCCCATGAGTTGCTCAGAATTGCCAAACACAAAGCCTCAGAGGCATGGACATATCCCAATTCTCAGGACATTCTTGGCTGCCTCTTTCTCTAGTAAAAACCTactcttcttgttttcttttcattgctcCAGGTGTTATTCTCAGCTAGGTGATCACTAGAGGCAgaatattactttaaaaatttaGTTTCTGCCAAAGAGTAGGTGAGTTAATGTATTAAACTTCCCTAGTAATATGGCAGGCACCTTCTCCCCATCATCTTCCCctattgttgctgaggacttattctgatgcagtctccgcccccaggtttttctatgccccgctaaatcctagagtgccccctttcaaccaatcctggccctacacgtcacccctggttgtcgcccaataaaaagccccctcacccctcccctcgctctctctgggctctcggctctccctctctgaggtctcgctccctgctctccccccgtggtcggccattgttggctggctccacgtggtctgaaccaaacctccccccccatcctattataaagatttgtgtacccctttgctctggacgtccgctctcttctccgcggtgcagcccgacaccagaccgccgcgacaacatctggcgcccaatgtggggcacgaacccacgaccctgagattaagagtctcatgctctaccgactgagctagccgggccATAGTCACCTCGGTGGCCTTTTCCCATCAGGAATTGAGTTCATCTTGCATTTTCTGCCAGTTTTCTGCTTCTTGTGAATCGGGGTATGTCCTCAGTAATCCAGCCAGggcttcctttactttttttatttttggagaatTCTGCTCCAATTCAGCTAGGAATGCCTTGTTAGACTCAGCTTGGGCTTTCACTGTTTCTGTCTTGGTTGGAGATGAAGTGGTATCCATGGCTTTCAGTACTTCCTCTTTTGATTCCAGCCACTGCAGCACAGAATTTGCCTCCTTCTGAACTTCGCTGAGGATAGCCTGAAGGCTCTCCTGGCGTTCCCAGAGTACTCCCCCTAGTTTCTCATATTTCAGGTTTACATCTGACATGTCACACTGGATCTCCGTCAGATCTTTGCAGGTGTGGTATCCGTTTACACTGCCTACAGAGCTTCCTACAGAGGGCAGTATGGAACCTGGCTTGGCTTGGGAGTCAGGTGCTGTGATGTCCATGATAAGATTTTCCAAAGAAGTGCCTTTGCAattgatttcttccacaaaagtTCCCTTACTTGTCCAGTCATCTAGAAGACCCTTCAGCTGTTCAATCTGTTTTTCTAACTCTTTTGTGTTCATGAAAGCCTCTGTGTGAGGAATGTTCCCTTCAGTTTCCTTCAGCCATTTTTGGAAGGTCCTAACCAGCTTCCGGAATTCATCCAATTGCTCCTGGCAAAATgatgcatctttctctctttctttaactgTCTTCTGTAGATCTGTGAATTCCTTTCTGAGGTTCTGGACCCAGACCTGGTGCTGGGACAGGTCTAGTGCAAAGCCACAGGAGCTCAGTTCAGTGACCAGGTGCTCAAGAGTATCAAGGTTCTCCTTTTGATCTTCCATTTCCAAATTGAGCTCCTGGATCTGTTGGAAGAAATGGGCAATATCTTGATCTGGCTGGTTTCCAGAAGCTAGCATTCGACTTCTGTTTTCCACAAACTGCTGCAGCTTATCAGAGAGGTGTTCAAACATCTCTGCCTGGGGCAAAAGTTTCTTCAGGGAGCTCTCCTTTTCTTGCTGCTGTAGACAGATCTGCTCAAAGCGTTGATTCACCTCTGCCAGTTTGCCCTGTAGCACTGCTGCTGTGGAGCTATCTGCGGTCTCCATGAACCGGGTCACCATCTCTCTTGTGGCTTCCAAGCTGCTTTTTTGTCGAGCAATGTCCTGCTTCAATTTCATGTTGGTGGCCAAGGCTTCTTGGATGACTCCTGATGACAGTGATGCCACTTGCTGATCTTGCAGGTTTTTCTCAACTTCCCCGATGGACTGTAATAAGCTCTCCAGGCTTTCCTGGACACTCTGAGATTGAGCGATTGCTTTCTGCAGCACAGCAGAGCGCTCTGCCAGGCTACTGGAGAGGCTCTGAAAATGGCTGAGTATGGAGTCTGCTGTTTCTTGAACATGCTTGCGGTCTGGGGCAGgctccccttcaatttctatgAGGTCACAAGCTACTTTTTGAAGCTTCTCTACAGGTACTTGGTGCTCAGCCAATTCTTCCTGCAACTGCTTTGTTGTTGCAAGTTGCTGTTGCAGGACCACTGGATCAGAGGAAACAGTGTCTGAGAGGAGCTTCTTTATATTGGCCTCACACGCCTGCATCCAGGCCTGCAGGCTATCAGCACTGCTCTGGAACTGTTGCTACTGGCCTAGCAATATGTTCAGGTGAGAGCCCAATCGTGTACACTTTGAATGGAGTGCAGTGTATCTTTCTGTTGCATCCTTCAGTTTTTCTTTCACTAAGGTTCCAGTTACTGACGATTGTCTGCCTTCTTCAAAGCTGTTTACTGAGTCCAAAGCTTTCTGTCCCGAGATAGTCACAAACCTCAAGTCTCCTTTGTGGGAAATCACATCTTCTGAGAAGCTCCCCTGCCGCTTTAGCAGGGAGGGAAGGGCTTCAGGGCTGCTGCTTCCTCTGTGCATGTTCTCCAGCTCTTTCTCAGACCGCTCCAGCCAAGTCTCAAACTCTTTATGATCCTGCAGAAACTTCTGCAGCTCATCCCATAGAGTCTGTACCTGCTTCAGCTCTACCTCTGACTGGGTCAGGGATGATGCATATTGTTCCTTTAGGTTCCCCAGCTTCTCTTGCAGCACCTGTCGTTCCTCAGGTGTGAGATTGTGACCATGCTGGTCCAGGAAGGCCTGAGCTGATTGGGTGGCCAGAATGAAATTTTGCTGCTGAGACAGCAATTCTTGATGACGGGCCTTCATCTTCTCACACTGCTTGTCCAATTCTTCTGGGGCTGGGTCCACCCCCTTATGACCATCAGTCACATCCAAAGTGTCTTTCTGTGAGCTAGCTCCTGACAATGGCTCCATCTGTCCACCAGACGACTCCACTGAAGCTACCCAATCCAAGAGAGCATCAATCTTACTCCTGTTCTCTGCCAGTTCCTTTGCTGCTTTACTCTTTTCAGTCTCCTGCTGCAAGGCTGAGGTCACTACTTCTTCCAGTTCCTTCTGGGTGACCCGGGTCTGTTCCTGGAGAGCCTTATATTGCTCTTTAGCCTGATGAAGTTTTTCCCGTCGAGCTGTCAACTCATGGGGGCTCAGTTTGGTCTGGTTCTCTTCTAAGAACCCTTCAATCTCTTTTACAACACTGGCAAACGAGGTGGCATGGCTCTGAATGTCATCCTGTAAATCCTTTAAGTCGCTTTGGTTCTTCTGCAAAGCAGAGAGACCCTGCTTATTGGCTCTATCTTGGTGGCTCACCAATGCTCTTTCCGCTTGTCCTACCCAGCTGCAAAGATCCTCCAGCTTCTGGTGGCAGATATCTTGTTGTTTCTGCAGGGTCTTTTGCTCTGTCTGCTGGGCCAACTGGCTCTGAAGTTGCTGAATCTGGTTTGCTGAGCCATCACAAAGGTCATGGTAAGTCTTATTCAGGGCATCTAGCTGCTCAGTTATCTGTGCCTTCTCTTTTCCTGAGAGCTTATGACCATGCTTGGCTAAGAAGATCTGTGATGTTTTAATGGCTTCTGAAACTTGTTCTCTCTTGGCTGTCAGCTCCTCTGCCAAAACCTGCTGTTCTAAAATGGCTTTTTCAATATCTGTGGATTCTTTGGGCTGGGATGAGGTAGCTTCACTCTGTGTATTCCTCGCTACAGCAGACGCCCAGCCCAGAAGTTCTTTAACCTTCTCCACATGTTCTTGCTTTTCTTCTAccactttctcttcctcctctagcCGCCGGAGTGCATCACTAATATATTTCACATGCTGAGTTGTTAAGGTCACCAGTGCTGTGTAGCGAGTCCTTAGGTCCATGAACTCCTGTGTGATGGCATCAGATGAGGAAAGCATGCGACGACGCTTGCCAGGGGATTTTTGTTGTGATTCTACAAAGGCCTTGTATGTCATCAGTTGTAATTCATAGTCCTTGACAATAGTGGAGTATTGCTGGGAAAACTTTTGACACTGGTCCAGTTTTGTctgatttctctcaatttctgcaaaCAGTTCCGTCTGCTGACTGAGCTGCTCTGAAAGCACTTTGCTATCCTCTGCCTGGCCTGGCTTCATCGTTTCCTGCTGGGCAGTAGTCTCCTCAATCCACTTGATGAGATTTCCATGACAGGCTCGGTAATCTCCCAGAACTTCCTGGATACTTTCTAGTTCAGATTGGCGAGTCTCCAGCTGGGCAACAACCCAGTGCCAACGCTCCTGCAGCTGACAGCCTTTCTCCTGACACCGCTCCAAATCCAGGCTCCGCTCTGGGGTCAGACAGCTCAGTTGCTCTGCCACTACCTTCGCTTTGGCAATTTCCTCATCCAGGACTGAAAACACTGAATTTTTGTCCTTCACATCACTAAGCCAGTGCCGTAGTGTAGATCTATGGGACTCCAAAGCTGAGAGATCTGCTGGAACTGCTTCCTCCTGACTCAGCTTGATTTCATAACCTTTGACCAGAAGTTCAGCATCTTGGATGCTACGCACTATGACATCAACTGTTTTTAGCTTATTCAGGTAGACAGTAGAAAGACTGTAAACATGGTCCATTTTCTCCACCAGCAGATTTAGTTCTGAGCGCAGAGTTGAGGCACTTGAACTAGAAGGGGACTGATGGAGAAAGTTGTTGCATTTCATAGAAACAGCATCAAACTCTGACCTCAGCTGTTGCAAATCTTCCTGGGTATGCTCTTGCTCTGCAATTCTTAATGCACTGTCTTGTCGAGCATCTTTGTCAGTTCTAGAACTGGCTGCAGACTGAATCCGTTTGACCAGTCACTGTTCACATTCCTCCAGGCGCAGCCTGATATTCTTCAGCTCTGAAATGTACATTTTGGCCACAGTTTCCTCCTTATCTTCATTCTCCATGGACTTCATCAGATGCTGGAAGTGGGTTTTACacgcctccacctcctcttccaagCGTAAGCGATCACTCACTGAGAAGAGTACAGAGTCACGGCTATCCTGCAGAAAGTCTTCATAGTGGCCCTGGAGGTTCTGCATAGCCTGGTGACATTCCTCTGGTGCTAAGGATCGAAGCTTCTCCAAATTCCAGGTCTTTATCTGGTCAAGGTCCTTCCTCAGGTAGTTCCAGGAGATAAGGCTTTTGGTGTTAATGTGTAGCTGATGCCAAAGAGCCATCACCTTCTGATAAGACTGCTCCACTCTGTTGGCCATCTCAATGGCATCTTTATTAGGTGAGGGGATGAGGAAGCAGACTGATGGCACCATTGCCTCATTCCCTGTGGGGCTGATCACCTTCCATTTTGTCCTTTGAGAATTATCTTCCAACACACACTCATCATTCTTGCAAATGGTGATCTCAATCTGCCGATAGTCACAGATAGCCTTCACAGAAATGGTGCTCTTTAACACATGGTCAGGACTTCGTGGCTTTAGCTGAACAACAGTTTTTGATCTCCCAACAAGACTGGCCACGGAACTCTTGGACTGTATAAGTTGCTCCTTTTCATCCATGGAGTCCTGCAGCAGGTCCTCAAGGCGGGATAAGCTGGTGTTGTGGTCACAGGAGTATTTTCGTTTGATGGAGTCTTGGAGGCTTCTCAGGAATGACTCCAGGTCTCGTGCATCACTGAAGAACTGAAAATAAGCAGTATTCTCTTTCACATGTTGTTTAACACATAAACATAGCTGCTTCATCCATTGCAGTTGGGACTGGACAGCAGCACTGTAAGCCTCCACAGTCTGCTTGGCTGGATGGTTCTCAAGTGACAGAAGTTCTGCTGTGTCTTGTAGAGACCGAAACACATCCTGTTTTTCCTCCAGTTCCATTGTTAACTCAGAGAAGTAATTTTTCTTGGCTGAGATATTGGGATTGTTGTCACTCCAATCATATGCcagttcttcctcctctttctcattcaaCCAAATCAACTCAGTTGTAGCTCTGGAAACAAATTTATGCAGGCTTTGAAGGTGCCTCATCCGAAAGCTAGAAGTTTCCTTCAGTTTACAATACTGGGTCTCCAGCTTCCCGAGAGTTTCAACATAACTGGTATGAAAATTCTGGGACATTTTCCCCTCATACAGCCTGGCCTCCTTGATGCTGGAGCCCAGTTCTTCCACGCTGCTGTGGATATGTTGCTGTGTTTCTAGCTGCAACTCCACACTAGGCAGGTCATTGCCCCACTCTGCCCGCTCtagcttcatttgcatttcttctACCCAAGATAGCAGTTCATATACAAATCGTAGATTGCCTTCATCTTCAGAGGAGGAGATGGACACAAGTTCAGCCTGAGTCATGGGCTTTCGAAACCAGGAGGTAGAGGAAGAGTGGGTTCCCTTGGTCAAAGGCTCTGCCTTCACTTGAGTAGTGGTCAAAGTAGAGGGTGGAACCAAGTCAAGTGAAGTAAAATGGCCTTTCCGGTACAAATTTGTGCATTCTAGGCGCAAGGTCACTAGCTCATCCTGCAGGCGCATAACCCTAAAAGCCAGCTCTTCTAGTTGGTAATAATTCTCATCCCATAGGATCTGGAGATCCACCTGCAGCTGTCGGATAAGACCTTCACATTCCTGAATGTACATGATGACATCTGACTCGCACTGCACCGGCTGTCCTGATTCCAGGTGAGCAGCATCAGCCTGCAGAGTATTCTTAGCTAGTGTCAGTTTTTCTTCACAGTTCAAAGCACCATTCTGGATTTTGTTTGCAATTTGTAGCAGCAATTCCAGCCTTTCTACAGCTGGTTGAAGTGATTTTTCTCGCTCTAGCATCTCAATGATGTGCTTTCCCCATTCTTCTTCCACATCATTAAGGTGATAACCTTGAGGCAGTTTAATCCGGCCAAATTCAATCCACACCTCTAATAATTTATATAATTCTtcaattcttcctttttctctctccttggcCAGGATTTCAGTTTCCTTGAAGTGTATATACTGGTTATAAAGTGCCTTTAGTTCAACAGGGTTCTGGGGGAAAGATATATCTGACATCAGTATTGTATGCTGTTTGATCCAGGGAATGAGGGAGTCCACTCGGCTTTGGTATTCTTGCCACCTGGAGTCTACTTCCGTAGCACTGATTCCTTCTCTACCCTCAGGGACTTTAGGGAAGGCATCATAAATAGAAGACACGTAAGTGATTACAGACTTTTCGTCTGGAGATGGCACATCCACATCTTCTGCATCAAGTAATCGGGTGACTCCTAATCTTTCTGCCACTTCAAAAGCTTGTTCCAGATTTTCTCGGTTACTCTGAATCAGTACCCTCTCCATATCTACCAGATCAGGTCTGTATCGGTGAATAAGTGCATTGAACATCTTCCCATCGCTCCAGCAAGAGGAGAAGTTGGTGCATTTGATTCCTGTGTAACCAGCTGTCACCTTCTGGGTCCACAGCAGCAGCTTCTCCTTAGCTGACATGTCCCCTGACTCTCCACTAATGTAGATGTCAGAGATCTGGAAGTGCAAAATAATGGTCCGGATCAGACCCAGCGTCAGCTTGGGGTTGCCATCTGTGATGTCATCATTGCGAATATTCACTAGCTTCACCTGTCTCTGCTTTAGGAAGTCCAGAGCAATCTGCACATTCTGTAGCCTATGGAAACACATCCTGCCCTTCTCCCGAGGCAGTTTGATGCCTGAGAGGACCTCCAGCAGCGAGATCAAGTTATGCCCATCCCAAAGATCTTCATAAAGATCATTGATGTGCTTGCGGACCTTCATCAAGTGCTTATTGACCCACTTGGTGAACGTCTTCTTCTGAACACGGTCCCGTTCATCCATACAGCACATGCGGCAAACCAGGTGGGCGTTGAACTCCTGCTCATCTTGGTAACTGGGCCACATGGCACCCCTTGTGTCTGTTGGCCCTGCTCAAAGGGAAGGTGCCCCAAAGAACCTCCACCAGAGGTCTGAGCAACCCTCCGTAGCTCCTTAAAAAAGGCTTGGAGGTGAACAGAGACAATCAGAGAGAGCGACAGCATTTTAACAACACCCTATAGAGAACTTAGAGCTGCGAGGACCAGCATTTGTGATTTATCACATCTGTATTAGgcttaaataaatgtttatttgtttatatttttgaaGGTGTCAATAGTTTACAATATAGTCTTTACTGTAACCTCTTATTTCCCCTTGATAGGagatacaccaggaccccaatattCCTTCATCCTATCCatttccctccttctccagatttctttgttttggtgcaaagcACCACATTTAATCCAATTTCAccttatgatttctttttttaaattgttgttgtagttattattgttgttgttattgatgttatcgttgataggtcagacagagagaaatggagagaggaggggaagacagaaaaggtgagagaaagacacctgcagacctgcttcactgcttgtgaagcaactcccctccaggtggggagctggaggttcgaactgggatcctcatgccagtccttgcactttgtgccatgtgcgcttaacctgctgcactactgcctgacactctattttcttttattgtcctgtattcttaagttccacatataagtgagatcatttggtacttTTATCTTTCAGGCTTGTCCCACTCATAATACCTTCAAGTTGACtaaaatattccactgtgtatatgtaccagaACTTTCTCAGCCTTTCATCTGGGTTTTGTTTCCAAGTTTCGGCTTatacaaactgtgttgctatgaacctATATGCGTAGGCCTTCTTGGATAGGTTCCTCCCAACCCCAGGGCATATCCCCagcagcttttattttttaattaattaattaattaaaaaaaagacattaacaaaaccgtaggataggaagagtactactccacacaattcccaccaccagatctctatatcccctcctctcacctgatagctttcccattctttaccctctgggagtatggacccaagatcattatgggttgcagaaggtggaaggtctggcttctgtaactgcttctgtgctgaacatggatgttgactggtcggtccatactcccagtctgcctctctctttccctattagagtGGGTctttggagaagcagagctccaggacacattggtgggtcctctgtccaaggaagtctggtcggcatcatgctggcatctggcatCTTTctattctcaacttctgttgatgaataggatcatcccatgctcatctttatctttctgacttagcttacttaacataattccttctagctccatccaagatgggtcagagaaggtgggttcattgttcttaatagctgcttagtattccattgtgtatataccacagctttatcagccactcatctgtcattgggcacctgggttgattccaggttttagctattatgaattgtgctgctatgaacataggagtacacacctctttttggttgggtgttatggagtccttggggtataaccccaggagaggaattactggatcatatggaaggtccatgtctagccttctgagagttttccagactgctctccacagaggctggaccaatttacattcccaccagcagtgcaaaagggttcctctgtccccacaacctctccagcatttgttgctgctgtcctttttgatgtatgccatccttacaggagtgaggtggtatcttagtgttgtctttatttgcattgttcTGACAATCTTcgacctgaagcaatttttcatatgtttgtcagccttttggatctcctctgaagtgaatgttgtgttcatatcctctgctcatttttggatggggtaatttggttttt is a genomic window of Erinaceus europaeus chromosome 15, mEriEur2.1, whole genome shotgun sequence containing:
- the LOC103124880 gene encoding LOW QUALITY PROTEIN: microtubule-actin cross-linking factor 1-like (The sequence of the model RefSeq protein was modified relative to this genomic sequence to represent the inferred CDS: substituted 2 bases at 2 genomic stop codons), producing MWPSYQDEQEFNAHLVCRMCCMDERDRVQKKTFTKWVNKHLMKVRKHINDLYEDLWDGHNLISLLEVLSGIKLPREKGRMCFHRLQNVQIALDFLKQRQVKLVNIRNDDITDGNPKLTLGLIRTIILHFQISDIYISGESGDMSAKEKLLLWTQKVTAGYTGIKCTNFSSCWSDGKMFNALIHRYRPDLVDMERVLIQSNRENLEQAFEVAERLGVTRLLDAEDVDVPSPDEKSVITYVSSIYDAFPKVPEGREGISATEVDSRWQEYQSRVDSLIPWIKQHTILMSDISFPQNPVELKALYNQYIHFKETEILAKEREKGRIEELYKLLEVWIEFGRIKLPQGYHLNDVEEEWGKHIIEMLEREKSLQPAVERLELLLQIANKIQNGALNCEEKLTLAKNTLQADAAHLESGQPVQCESDVIMYIQECEGLIRQLQVDLQILWDENYYQLEELAFRVMRLQDELVTLRLECTNLYRKGHFTSLDLVPPSTLTTTQVKAEPLTKGTHSSSTSWFRKPMTQAELVSISSSEDEGNLRFVYELLSWVEEMQMKLERAEWGNDLPSVELQLETQQHIHSSVEELGSSIKEARLYEGKMSQNFHTSYVETLGKLETQYCKLKETSSFRMRHLQSLHKFVSRATTELIWLNEKEEEELAYDWSDNNPNISAKKNYFSELTMELEEKQDVFRSLQDTAELLSLENHPAKQTVEAYSAAVQSQLQWMKQLCLCVKQHVKENTAYFQFFSDARDLESFLRSLQDSIKRKYSCDHNTSLSRLEDLLQDSMDEKEQLIQSKSSVASLVGRSKTVVQLKPRSPDHVLKSTISVKAICDYRQIEITICKNDECVLEDNSQRTKWKVISPTGNEAMVPSVCFLIPSPNKDAIEMANRVEQSYQKVMALWHQLHINTKSLISWNYLRKDLDQIKTWNLEKLRSLAPEECHQAMQNLQGHYEDFLQDSRDSVLFSVSDRLRLEEEVEACKTHFQHLMKSMENEDKEETVAKMYISELKNIRLRLEECEQXLVKRIQSAASSRTDKDARQDSALRIAEQEHTQEDLQQLRSEFDAVSMKCNNFLHQSPSSSSASTLRSELNLLVEKMDHVYSLSTVYLNKLKTVDVIVRSIQDAELLVKGYEIKLSQEEAVPADLSALESHRSTLRHWLSDVKDKNSVFSVLDEEIAKAKVVAEQLSCLTPERSLDLERCQEKGCQLQERWHWVVAQLETRQSELESIQEVLGDYRACHGNLIKWIEETTAQQETMKPGQAEDSKVLSEQLSQQTELFAEIERNQTKLDQCQKFSQQYSTIVKDYELQLMTYKAFVESQQKSPGKRRRMLSSSDAITQEFMDLRTRYTALVTLTTQHVKYISDALRRLEEEEKVVEEKQEHVEKVKELLGWASAVARNTQSEATSSQPKESTDIEKAILEQQVLAEELTAKREQVSEAIKTSQIFLAKHGHKLSGKEKAQITEQLDALNKTYHDLCDGSANQIQQLQSQLAQQTEQKTLQKQQDICHQKLEDLCSWVGQAERALVSHQDRANKQGLSALQKNQSDLKDLQDDIQSHATSFASVVKEIEGFLEENQTKLSPHELTARREKLHQAKEQYKALQEQTRVTQKELEEVVTSALQQETEKSKAAKELAENRSKIDALLDWVASVESSGGQMEPLSGASSQKDTLDVTDGHKGVDPAPEELDKQCEKMKARHQELLSQQQNFILATQSAQAFLDQHGHNLTPEERQVLQEKLGNLKEQYASSLTQSEVELKQVQTLWDELQKFLQDHKEFETWLERSEKELENMHRGSSSPEALPSLLKRQGSFSEDVISHKGDLRFVTISGQKALDSVNSFEEGRQSSVTGTLVKEKLKDATERYTALHSKCTRLGSHLNILLGQXQQFQSSADSLQAWMQACEANIKKLLSDTVSSDPVVLQQQLATTKQLQEELAEHQVPVEKLQKVACDLIEIEGEPAPDRKHVQETADSILSHFQSLSSSLAERSAVLQKAIAQSQSVQESLESLLQSIGEVEKNLQDQQVASLSSGVIQEALATNMKLKQDIARQKSSLEATREMVTRFMETADSSTAAVLQGKLAEVNQRFEQICLQQQEKESSLKKLLPQAEMFEHLSDKLQQFVENRSRMLASGNQPDQDIAHFFQQIQELNLEMEDQKENLDTLEHLVTELSSCGFALDLSQHQVWVQNLRKEFTDLQKTVKEREKDASFCQEQLDEFRKLVRTFQKWLKETEGNIPHTEAFMNTKELEKQIEQLKGLLDDWTSKGTFVEEINCKGTSLENLIMDITAPDSQAKPGSILPSVGSSVGSVNGYHTCKDLTEIQCDMSDVNLKYEKLGGVLWERQESLQAILSEVQKEANSVLQWLESKEEVLKAMDTTSSPTKTETVKAQAESNKAFLAELEQNSPKIKKVKEALAGLLRTYPDSQEAENWQKMQDELNS